The genomic region AACCTGCGATCCCTTGTCGTTGCTGGCGCTTTCGTTTCCACCAACGGCAACTGCTTCTTTGCCACTCTGGTAGCCGCTGAGCAGCTGGATGACGGTCTGGCGAACGCGGTTGAGGTCTGCTCCGAGCTTAACGAGCACCTGGGCGGCTACACCCTCGCCCTCACGAATGAGGCCAAGCAGGATGTGCTCGGTGCCGATGTAGTTGTGGCCGAGCTGGAGCGCTTCGCGGAGGCTGAGCTCGAGCACCTTTTTAGCGCGCGGGGTGAACGGGATGTGCCCGGTCGGCTGCTGCTGCCCGGTGCCAATAATGTCGGTCACCTGCTCGCGCACTGCGTCGAGCGAGATGCCGAGCGACTCAAGCGCCTTGGCGGCCACGCCCTCACCCTCATGAATGAGACCGAGCAAAATGTGCTCGGTGCCAATGTAGTTGTGGTTGAGCATCTTGGCTTCTTCTTGCGCCAAAACGACCACTCGACGCGCCCGGTCGGTAAATCTTTCAAACATTGGTCACTCCTCACGGTGGGCATGTGTTGCCTTGTATAGAGAGTAACGACCGAAGCTCGGAAATATGCCGGTGTTCGCCCTAGGCATACCGCAGGCTTCTTGACTGAGTCTCGTCGCGAATGCTGGCGCATGCGACAGCGGGCACAAGCCATAGCGCGAGCGACGTCCCATGGTCAGTCGCAGCCGCAGTAGCAGCCGTGCGAAGTGAGGCCAAGGCAATGAAACTCACCGAGATGAGACACCAGCCCCTCGCCCACATATCCGCCTCGACCAGGCACCAACGTGGGCCACATCCTCCACCAAACGACATCGAGGGCGGGTTTTCTCCCCACTGTTGCGAGAAATAGGGAGGACTTCCCGCCCTCGATTCCCCAAGGCACCTTGGCTGTGTGGCAGGAGGGATACCTCGGTTGTGTCATGGCCGTCGCAAGCTCAGGTTGCACTTATTATCGATTATCGTTATGTTAACGATAATCGATACATAGATTCGTTCATTACCCCCTGGAGCACCATGCACGCGAGCACCAAACAACCATCCCGCGCCGAACAACGGGCAAATAAAGCACTCGTCTGGGTGGTATTTGTTGGTGCCATCGTCAGCGCATTCGCAACGCTGGCGATGGCCACTGTCGCAATCGTTCGTCAACTCACAACCGGCGAATACGACGTCAGTCTGAACGCCGAAACCCCGGCTCCAGCGAGCTTTGGATCGGCAACCATCAACGAGGGGACCCTCAGCGCCGCGCAGCTGACCGTGTCAGACCTCACACCGGGAGCTTCAGCTCTACTCATCGGCGGACAGGTGGCGTTTCTCCTCACCGCACTCTCAATCGCTGTCGCCGTGGCCGTCCTGTGCTGGGGCAACCTCAAGGGCAAGCCGTTCACCCGCGGGGCGTCCCGCAGCTTCGCACTGCTCGGTGCCGCGCTGCTTATTGGTTCGCTGCTCAGCCAAGCGCTCACCGGATTCGGCGGATGGCTCGTCGCCGAGCAGCTCAACGGAGTGGGCGAGAGCAACCAATACTGGCCGCTCAGCCTCAATATCTCTGCGCTCCCAATCGTGGCCGGATTTGTGGTCATGGTCATTGCGCTGAGCTTTGAAGTTGGCGAACGGATGCAGCGCGACACGGACGGGCTTGTGTAGTGGCGCCCGCCGATGACGCCGAGACGGGCATCCACTGCCGCCTCGATGAGCTGCTCGCCGAACGGGCCATGACGCTCACTCAGCTCAGCGAAATCGTTGATATCTCGATTGTGAATCTCTCGGTGCTGAAAAACGACAGGGCAAGGGCTATCCGATATTCGACGCTGTCCGCAATTTGCGAAGCGCTGAACTGCGAGGTTGGTGAACTCTTGGTCCGCCGCGTGTCCTAACGCGCATATACCGCAGTTGGGTAGCCCTCAATCTGATGCACCCGGATCGGGGTGTCAAACACGTCGGTGAGCGTCTCGTCCGTCATGATCTCGTTTGGGGTGCCGCTATGGATGAGCCGCCCATCTCGAAGCGCAATCATCCGATCAGAGTAGGCAGCGGCCATATTCACGTCGTGGATGATAAGCACGATGGTTTTGCCAAGCTCGTCGGCAGCCCGCCGAAGCTGGCGCATCATGAGCACCGAGTGTTTCATATCGAGGTTATTGAGCGGCTCGTCAAGCAGCACATAGGTTGTGTCTTGGGCAAGGACCATCGCGACATAAGCGCGTTGGCGCTGCCCACCCGAAAGCTGGTCGAGGAAGCGGTCCGCAAGCGGTTCAAGGTTCAGAAAGTTAATGGCTTCGTCCACCAGCTGCTTGTCCGCATCCGTGAGTCGACCCTTGGAATGCGGGAAGCGTCCAAAAGCGACAAGCTCGCGGACCCGTAGCCGAGCCGTCATATGGTTTTCTTGCCGAAGGATGGAGACCACCTTCGCAAGGTCTTGGGATTTGCTGGCCCGAACATCCAGCCCGCCAACCGTCACGGTTCCCGTTGTTGGCTCAAGCAGCCGGCCGATGACGGTGAGCATGGTTGACTTACCTGCACCATTTGGCCCGATCAGTGAGGTAATGCCTCCCTGCGCGATGGTTGCCGAAACTGGTCCAAGCACGTGGTGTCCGTCATAGTCCTTTGAAACGTCTTCGAGCTGGATCACACGGCGCCTTTCTTTCTGAGCAGCACAACGAGGAACAGGAGTCCCCCAACAAATTCGATGAGCACGGTGAGCAGTCCGCCGGCATAAAACACGTGCTGCATCACAAACTGCGCAACCACGAGCGTGAGGAAGCCGAGCAGGAACGCCATAGGCAACACGTACTGGTGGCGGTAATCGCCGGCGACCTGGTAGGTCAAGGTCGCAACGATAAAGCCATAGAACGTCATCGGGCCAACAAGGGCCGTCGAAAACGAGATAAGCAGCGCAACAATCACGAGCATCAGGATGAGCTCTCGTCGATGATTCACCCCCAAGTTTGTCGCGTGCTCGCGGCCAAGCAAGAGCACGTCAAGCTGGTGACGCCGGGTCCACACGACCAGGCAAACAACGGCGCAGATTCCAAACGCGAGCGGTAAGTAGTCTGGTTTCACGGCGCTGATCCTGCCAAAAAGTTCCACCGAGAGCATGTCGTACTCCGTTGGCGACAGCAATCGTTGCAGGAACGTCGAAACCGATTGAAACGAGAGCCCGAGCACAACGCCCACGAGCAGCAAGAGATACAGACTCCCGAAGCGACCCGAAAACAGCCACCCGTAGAGCACGGTGGCAAATACAACCATGAGCGCCGTCTGCGCGAGCAGCTTCGGGATGCCCTCCGTCGCGGCAATCGCGGTTCCGCCAAACAGAAAAACGGTGACCGTCTGCATGAGCACGTACAGCGAATCAAAACCAACGATCGACGGTGTCAGGATGCGGTTGTGCGTCACCGTGTGAAAAAGAACCGTCGCGATCCCCTGCGTACATGCGGCAACCGCCATGGCCCCAAGCATCGTCGCGCGGCGCGGCACCGTAAAGTCCCACGACCCCCGAACCAGCAAAAACACAAAGCAGAGCGCGGCAACGACACAAATCGCGGACATAAGAACGAGTCGCTTCTTTGGCGTCAGCCAACCAACCGCGATACTCCGGGACGTGCCCCCGGCGGCAACGGCATCAGGCACTGACATAGCGACGCTGCTTCAGCACAAGGAAGATAAAGAGGACAGCCCCGATTGCTCCGAGGATGACCGACGCAGGAATCTCCATGGGCGCCACCACCACACGGCCGATGAGGTCGCAGGCAAGCATAAGGCCACTGCCGACGAGAGCGACCCACGGGAGATTCCGGCGCATGTTGTCGCCAAGCACCAGCGAGACAGCGTTGGGAACGATCAGCCCAAGAAACGGGATGAATCCAACAACAACGGCTGTGACACCTGCCGCGAGCGCAACCATGCTGATGCCGAGGAACACAATGAGGTTGTAATTTAAACCGACGTTGATGGCAAGGTCCTTTCCGAGGCCGGCAACCGTAAACCGGTCAGCAAGCACAAAGGCGAGCACTGCGATGAGCGCCACCGCCCATAACGGCTCATAGAATCCGCGCACGATGCCAGAAAATCCGCCAGACCGCCAGGATGACATCGACTGCAGCAGGTCAGTTTCACTCGCCAGAAATGTGGTTGCCGAGCTCACAACGGCGCCGAGCATGATGCCAACAAGCGGCACAATTGCAGAACCCTTTGCCGAAATGCGGCGAAGCACGAGAACAAAAATGAGCGTTCCAACAAACGCAAACGCGGTCGCGACCACCATCTTGAGCAGCGGTGGCGCGCTTGGCAACAGGATGAGGGCTGTCAGGACACCAAGGCCTGCCCACTGGCTTGTTCCTGCCGTGGTCGGCTCGACAAAACGGTTTTGCGTGAGCAACTGCATAATGACGCCAGAGACGCTCATTGCCACCGCGGCGAAGATGAGCGCGAGCGTGCGGGGCACCCTTGAGATCAAGAACATTTCGGCGGCTGCCGGATCGTTCAGGAGTGTTGTGGGCGTGATGTCATAGCCGCCAACAAAGAGTGAGAGCACAACAAGAACCGCCACGACGGCTGCCGTGGCGGCAAAGAGGATCCGCCTGTTTCGGGGGTTCATACGGTCAGAGCGCTGGAGAGGCACTGTTCCACCGACGCGGCGGCGGACCGTCAACCAAGAAAGGGTTGCGGTCCGCCGCTACATCACAGAACGAGTACGGCTAGCTCGCCGCCGAAAATGCGTCAGCGACCTGCTGGTACGTTTCGGTGTAGGCCTGGATTCCCTCGCGAGTGTAGAAGAACGGATCGAGGTAAATGATCTGATCCTTCGTCACAAAGGTGGTCTTTGCGAGCGCTTCTTGGGCATCCACAATCTGCTTTGCTGGCGAGGCTCCTTCTTCGCCAGCTGCCGCGTCGCGATCCATCACGATCGCCCAGTCGGGATTGGCCGCGGCAATCGTCTCGGGGGCAAGCCCCGAATCACCGTGGATGTCGCCTGCCTCGCCAGCGAATACATCGTTGAGATTCAGCGGCTCAAGGATGCGGCCGATACGCTCGGCTCCGTTATCGATCTTGCCGCCGGAAACAACCGCGAGGAAGACTGTTTCTCCGCCGGTGGCCGTTGCGGCCTTTTCCTCGGCCGATTCGAGATCGCTCACGAGTTTGGCAGCGTCATCACTCTTATCAAAGATTTTGCCAAGCGTTGTGGTCTGCGTCTTGAGCGATTCGACCCATCCGTCGGCGTATTCGTCGCTCGCCGCGATGTCCACCGTGAGACCAATCGATTCAAGGTCGTCTTGATAATCAGTGAAGCGGTAGCCGCCAAGGATGAGGTCTGGCTTGGCTTCGCTCACCAGTTCAAGATTTGGCTCGCGGTGGGTTCCAATATCGAGGATGCTTGTGTCAGCGATCCAATCGTCAAAGCCTTCGTCAGGAAGGAGCCCCTTTGGGAGCGCAACCGGGGTTATGCCCCAGTCGCGAAGCGTCTCAAACGAGGTGTTATCGAGGGCAACCACTCGCTCAGGCGCCACTGGAACGTCAACAGTTCCGTCGTTTGTGGTGATTGAAACCGTTTTTGCGGCTGATGCGTCCGCGGGTTCGGCTTTGGTCTCTGCACCAGAGCATCCGGTAATAAACAGTGTCACCCCCAGGATCGCCGTTCCGATAGCCGTGAGTGAGCGTGTTCGTAGTAACAACTATGCCTCCGTTGAGAATTGGGGGTTGATGCGGATGCACATCAAACAATCTCCGTTAAACATAGGGAAGCCTTACCTAATTCGCAACCCCTGTTGCCGAATTGATGCACTCTCGAATGCGCCCCAACCCCGCCGCCGCCCGATTAGGCTGGAGCAAAGAGGGCGAGGGCACCATGAGCAACATTGAAGCGAACCCGGTCGAGGTTGACACCCCGTGTAGCGGCGTACACACCAACACGACGGAGTCGCAGTTGGCACCAGTCACGGTAATCCCCTCCCGTGACGTACCGCTCGGCGGGGTTCGGGCGATGAACGTGCGGCGAACGCTCCCTCATCGCGAGCGCAGCACCATCGGCGCCTGGTGTTTTGTTGACCACTACGGCCCTGACGATGTCTCAGAAGGCCCGGGCATGGTCGTGCCACCTCACCCCCACACCGGATTGCAAACCGTGAGCTGGCTCTTTGACGGGGAAATCGAGCACAGGGACAGCGTAGGCAGCCACCAGTACGTGCGGCCAGGTGAACTCAACCTTATGACGGCAGGCCACGGCATCAGTCACTCAGAGGTGTCAACACGCAACACAACATATTTGCACGGAGTCCAGCTCTGGACGGTTCTTCCCAACGCGTCACGGAATGTCGCCCCACACTTTGAGCATCACGTCGCGACACACACGCGCATCGACACGACAGAGGTCATCGTGTTTATGGGCGAGCTCGCAGGCGCATTTACCAAGGCAACCACGTACAGCCCGCTCCTCGGGGCTGAGCTTCGGATTCCAGCGAACACAAGCGTTCGTATCCCGACCGCAGCAGAGTTTGAGCACGGCATCCTCGTTGATAGCGGAACGATAACCCTGAACCAGCAGCCGGTCGATCGCTACGCACTCGGCATCGTGAACCCAGGCCAGACCCACCTCGAATTGCACACGGGCGACGCCCCTGCCCGGCTTATCTTGCTCGGAGGCGAACCGCTCGACGAAAGTATCGTCATGTGGTGGAACTTCATCGGCAGGAGCCACGACGAAATTGTGGCGATGCGTGACGAGTGGCAATCAGAGGTCGTGGATGCCGGACCAGCCGCCGATCCCCAAGGGCGCTTTGGCGTCGTGAGCGGTTACGACGGTGCGGCGCTTCCGGCACCGGTCACGCCGATCGCACGGCTCAAGCCGCGCAAACGCTAGAACGCTTCCAGCTTGATCACCTGGTCGGGGAAGCCGTCGTCTTCGTACTCAATAGTGATGCGTACGAGCTCGTCAGGAGTAACCGTTGAGGGTGTCTCAAACTCCCAATAGCGAGGAACCAGGTCTGCCGTGCACGCGACGTTCTCAGCGGCAGCGACCGAAATATCGACGGCGTTCTCGTCGTCGTCGCCCTCAATCTCATTGGCAACTGGGAGACAGATAGAACTGCCATATGTGACTACCGCGATCTTCTTACCCTCGTCGAGCCACGCGGCGTACGGTGAACCGATATCACCCTGCTCTGCGACCCCAGCCGGTGTACCAACCGTGGCCGTCAACGGCTCGGTCAGAATATTGTCGTCGCTCGGTCCGGCGCTTGGAGGAGCCGTCGTTGCCGCGCCGTCGACATCTGCATCGTCGACGTCAGCACAACCCGTCGCAACGAGCGCGACGGCAGCGGCGAGAGCTGCAAGGGAGATTCCAACGCGTCGTGAAGAGAAAGTAGCCATATGCCTACGTTATCCATCCCAACCTTCGCGTTCAACGCCAAAGGCGCATGTTGCCAAATCGTTGCAGAGCGGATGCTATTGAAGGGCAGAGGTCAGCCGGGCCAGGTTATCCAGCATCGTCGACCGGATGGGCTGTTTGCGCCACTCCTCAAGCGTGAGCTCACGGGAGTTGGCCCGGTAGCCGTCTTCGACAAGCCGCAGATCGTCAACAAACGATTTCCCGTGCACCATCATGGAGACCTCCATGTTGAGGCTAAACGAGCGCATGTCCATGTTGCTCGAACCCACAACCGCGACACGATCGTCAATTGAGAAATGCTTGGAGTGCAGAATGTACGGCGGGCGATACATGAAGATGCGGACACCTGCTTTGAGGAGGTCCTCATAATACGAACGTTGCGCGTGGTAAACAACGGCCTGGTCGCCCACCTCCGAGACAAAGAGCTCAACCGCAACGCCCCGGTTCGTCGCTGCCTTAATCGCGTACATAATCGACTCGTCCGGCACAAAATACGGGCTGGTGATACTGATGCGATTGCTCGCGTTATACAGCAGCGCGAGGAACATCTGCAGGTTATTCTCGCCGGCAAAACCCGGGCCGCTCGGAACGGCCTGACAGTCAAGGTTGTTTACATGCTCCGCGTGTTGGATGTCGCTGACCCAGTTCACTAGCACCTCGTCGGTTTCGCTGAACCAGTCGCCGAGGAAGATCGCATTGAGGCCGGAAACGATTGGGCCCTCGAGGCGCACCATCAGATCTTGCCAGTGCAGCCCCCGTCGGCGGTTTGAGCGCTTGTTGTAGCTGGAGTCGATGAGGTTTTGTGAGCCCATGAAGCCAACGGTTCCATCAACGACAAGAATCTTGCGGTGGTTCCGAAGGTCAGGCCGTTGATACTCGCCTCTGAACGGCCGAACGGGCAGCATCAGCGCATACTCAACGCCGATATCTTCGAGCTTCTGCCTCGTGCGTTTATAGCCGGGCGACCGGAGCGACGCAACGTGGTCAAGCAGCACCCGCACGGGGATGCCACGATCGACGGCATCCTTCATCGCCTCAAAAAAGACCTCCGTGGTTGGGTCGTAGGCGAGGATATAGAACTGCACGTGCACATAACGCTCTGCGGAACGAACCGCGTCGGCCATGCTGTTGATGGTCTCTTTATATTCGGTGAACAACGTTGCCCCGTTGCCACCGGTGAGCGGC from Lysinibacter cavernae harbors:
- a CDS encoding helix-turn-helix domain-containing protein; translated protein: MAPADDAETGIHCRLDELLAERAMTLTQLSEIVDISIVNLSVLKNDRARAIRYSTLSAICEALNCEVGELLVRRVS
- a CDS encoding ATP-binding cassette domain-containing protein produces the protein MIQLEDVSKDYDGHHVLGPVSATIAQGGITSLIGPNGAGKSTMLTVIGRLLEPTTGTVTVGGLDVRASKSQDLAKVVSILRQENHMTARLRVRELVAFGRFPHSKGRLTDADKQLVDEAINFLNLEPLADRFLDQLSGGQRQRAYVAMVLAQDTTYVLLDEPLNNLDMKHSVLMMRQLRRAADELGKTIVLIIHDVNMAAAYSDRMIALRDGRLIHSGTPNEIMTDETLTDVFDTPIRVHQIEGYPTAVYAR
- a CDS encoding iron chelate uptake ABC transporter family permease subunit produces the protein MSVPDAVAAGGTSRSIAVGWLTPKKRLVLMSAICVVAALCFVFLLVRGSWDFTVPRRATMLGAMAVAACTQGIATVLFHTVTHNRILTPSIVGFDSLYVLMQTVTVFLFGGTAIAATEGIPKLLAQTALMVVFATVLYGWLFSGRFGSLYLLLLVGVVLGLSFQSVSTFLQRLLSPTEYDMLSVELFGRISAVKPDYLPLAFGICAVVCLVVWTRRHQLDVLLLGREHATNLGVNHRRELILMLVIVALLISFSTALVGPMTFYGFIVATLTYQVAGDYRHQYVLPMAFLLGFLTLVVAQFVMQHVFYAGGLLTVLIEFVGGLLFLVVLLRKKGAV
- a CDS encoding ABC transporter permease produces the protein MNPRNRRILFAATAAVVAVLVVLSLFVGGYDITPTTLLNDPAAAEMFLISRVPRTLALIFAAVAMSVSGVIMQLLTQNRFVEPTTAGTSQWAGLGVLTALILLPSAPPLLKMVVATAFAFVGTLIFVLVLRRISAKGSAIVPLVGIMLGAVVSSATTFLASETDLLQSMSSWRSGGFSGIVRGFYEPLWAVALIAVLAFVLADRFTVAGLGKDLAINVGLNYNLIVFLGISMVALAAGVTAVVVGFIPFLGLIVPNAVSLVLGDNMRRNLPWVALVGSGLMLACDLIGRVVVAPMEIPASVILGAIGAVLFIFLVLKQRRYVSA
- a CDS encoding siderophore ABC transporter substrate-binding protein; its protein translation is MLLRTRSLTAIGTAILGVTLFITGCSGAETKAEPADASAAKTVSITTNDGTVDVPVAPERVVALDNTSFETLRDWGITPVALPKGLLPDEGFDDWIADTSILDIGTHREPNLELVSEAKPDLILGGYRFTDYQDDLESIGLTVDIAASDEYADGWVESLKTQTTTLGKIFDKSDDAAKLVSDLESAEEKAATATGGETVFLAVVSGGKIDNGAERIGRILEPLNLNDVFAGEAGDIHGDSGLAPETIAAANPDWAIVMDRDAAAGEEGASPAKQIVDAQEALAKTTFVTKDQIIYLDPFFYTREGIQAYTETYQQVADAFSAAS
- a CDS encoding pirin family protein, with amino-acid sequence MSNIEANPVEVDTPCSGVHTNTTESQLAPVTVIPSRDVPLGGVRAMNVRRTLPHRERSTIGAWCFVDHYGPDDVSEGPGMVVPPHPHTGLQTVSWLFDGEIEHRDSVGSHQYVRPGELNLMTAGHGISHSEVSTRNTTYLHGVQLWTVLPNASRNVAPHFEHHVATHTRIDTTEVIVFMGELAGAFTKATTYSPLLGAELRIPANTSVRIPTAAEFEHGILVDSGTITLNQQPVDRYALGIVNPGQTHLELHTGDAPARLILLGGEPLDESIVMWWNFIGRSHDEIVAMRDEWQSEVVDAGPAADPQGRFGVVSGYDGAALPAPVTPIARLKPRKR
- the cls gene encoding cardiolipin synthase — protein: MDFLLGAVGDSPFSFWLAVALFVIDFSVRVIAIIVVPRNRRPTSGMAWLLAIFFIPYVGIILFLIIGSRRLPRSRRRKQDEINRLITEATTGSDRLSDQRHAPPWLASIATLGRNLGALPLTGGNGATLFTEYKETINSMADAVRSAERYVHVQFYILAYDPTTEVFFEAMKDAVDRGIPVRVLLDHVASLRSPGYKRTRQKLEDIGVEYALMLPVRPFRGEYQRPDLRNHRKILVVDGTVGFMGSQNLIDSSYNKRSNRRRGLHWQDLMVRLEGPIVSGLNAIFLGDWFSETDEVLVNWVSDIQHAEHVNNLDCQAVPSGPGFAGENNLQMFLALLYNASNRISITSPYFVPDESIMYAIKAATNRGVAVELFVSEVGDQAVVYHAQRSYYEDLLKAGVRIFMYRPPYILHSKHFSIDDRVAVVGSSNMDMRSFSLNMEVSMMVHGKSFVDDLRLVEDGYRANSRELTLEEWRKQPIRSTMLDNLARLTSALQ